Below is a genomic region from Pectobacterium polaris.
TGCCTTCGCCTTTCGGATCGTTTTCTGGGTGAACCGCGATCAGCGTTGGTACGCCGAAACCACGTTTGTATTCTTCACGTACTTCCGTACCCGGGCACTTCGGAGCCACCATCACGACGGTGATGTCTTTACGAATTTGCTCGCCCACTTCAACGATGTTGAAACCGTGAGAGTAGCCCAGCGCTGCGCCCTGTTTCATCAGCGGTTGTACCGCCTGAACTACTGCAGAGTGCTGTTTGTCCGGCGTCAGGTTAACCACCAGATCAGCCTGCGGGATCAGATCTTCGTAGGTGCCAACGGTGAAGCCGTTTTCGGTCGCTTTGCGCCATGATGCGCGTTTTTCGGCAATCGCTTCAGCACGCAGGGCGTAAGCGATATCCAGACCAGAATCGCGCATGTTCAGACCCTGGTTCAGACCCTGAGCACCACAGCCGACGATCACCACTTTTTTCCCTTTCAGGTAGCTCGCCTCATCGGCAAATTCATCACGCCCCATGAAGCGGCACTTGCCCAATTGATCCAGCTGCTGACGCAGGTTTAATGTGTTGAAATAGTTAGCCATGTCGTGCTCCGTATACGGTTTTGTTTATCTGTTATTCGAGAAAGGATTCCCGTCAGATGGGAATTCACTATGACCCCATCATATGACAGGAATTGCGTTGCTTAAATTGATATATTAACAACGTCACATTGCACTATCTGCAAGATAAAAAACGGGGCCTGTATCGCATGGATTTACGTGATCTCAAATTATTCCTGCACCTTGCGGAAAGCCGACACTTTGGCCGTACCGCCAAGGCGATGCACATCAGCCCGTCCACGCTATCGCGGCAAATTCAACGGCTGGAAGAGGATTTAGGGCAGACGCTGTTCCTGCGTGATAACCGTACCGTGCAGCTCACCGATGCCGGAGAGCACCTGAAGCTGTTTGCCCAGCAAACGCTGCTGCAATATCAGCAGCTACGCCACACGATAGACCAGCACGGGCCGTCATTAAGCGGCGAGCTGCGGATCTTCTGTTCCGTCACCGCCGCCTACAGCCACCTGCCGCCGATTCTGGATCGCTTTCGGGCGCTGCACCCGCTGGTAGAAATTAAACTGACGACGGGCGATGCCGCCGATGCGGTTGAGAAAATTCAGTCGAACGATGGAGATTTGGGGATAGCGGGACGCCCGGAAGCGCTCCCGGCCAGCGTTGACTTCATGCCACTCGATAAACTGCCTCTGGCGTTGATTATCCCGGCACTTCCCTGCCCCGTGCAGTCGCTGGTGCGGCAGGCAGACCCAGACTGGTCGCAGATTCCGTTCATCCTGCCGGAGCACGGCCCGGTGCGTAAGCGCATCGATCTGTGGTTCCGACGTAACCACATCACCAACCCGCAAATTTACGCCACCATCTCCGGGCATGAAGCGATGGTATCGATGGTCGCCCTAGGTTGTGGCATCGCGCTGATTCCCAACGTCGTGCTGGAAAACAGCCCGGAACCGGTACGCAACCGCGTCTCCGTCTTTGTCGAGCAGGTAATGGAGCCGCTTGAACTCGGCGTATGCGTACAGAAAAAACGGCTTAGCGAACCGCTGATTGCCGCCTTTTGGGACATATTACAGGACACCCCATGAAGATAGCCTTCACTGCCCTCATCGCCGCAGGGGTGACGTTGGCCTCCCTCAGCCATAATGCGCAAGCCGCCAGTTTCTCCTGCGACAAAGCCGCCTCAGCGCAGGAAAAGCTGATTTGTGCCAGCCCATTGCTCGGGCAGCTCGATGAAGAACTGGCACAGGCATGGAAGAGCTCCCGCACGTTCCTGACAGCGTACGACAACAGCGCACCGTGGGAAAAAACGCTCAACCAGTTTCAGCGCAGTTGGCTGACCACACGCGATCAGTGCAAAGACGAAGACTGTTTGCGTCAGCGCTACCAGCAGCAGTTAAATCGGCTGCGCTATCTGAATGACATCGCGCAACACGCACTCCCATCGCCGATTACGCCCGTGAAAAGCACCGCTTGTTTCCACGGCTCATTCAGCTATGAGTATGTGATGTCGGGGCTTTCCACCGAGGAGTACCGCGATCTGGGGGAGTATTTTCGGGAAATGTACGACCAGAAAGCGCCCTACCACGCCGTCAGCCTGACGATGACCAACCAACGTGGCAAGATTGAAGGCGGTGCATCCATTGCATTCCGCTACGGTAACAAGCTGGATGATTCCACCTTCACCGCTCGTCAGATGAGCGATGTACAGGCGATTGGCAAAGGCGAAAGCAGTTTCGGCCAGCAGGTGAAAATACTGCTCACCTGCATTGACGATGATCATCTGCAAATCGCCACCTTCGGCAGCAGTCGGGAAGAAGGTTACCTGTTTAACTATTTGTTAGAGCGCGATAAAACGCCACTGGAGCAGCAGAAAACACCGTAGCGTTGGCTAACTTGGGTTCTAGCGTTCAAACCACTTATCCGCCGAAAAGGCCCGCGTATCGGACTCCGCTTCCTGCGCGGCTTTCTTCATGGTTTCGACGTTCATCAGGTAATGATAGAGCGGTTCAAGCTGGGTAAAACCCTGTGACAGAACCGTCACCAGATCGCCGGAAAACAGCGCGTCCATATCCTGTCGGGTATCTATCGCGGCAAACGACTTACGGTTATACCAATCAGCCAGCTCCGGCTCCTGACCTTTAATCAACGGACGTTTGTAGCTTTCGCCTTCCAGAGTGAAGGTCTTTCCCAGACAGCTTGCCACTTCAAGAAACTGCGACGGATTACCGCGCAGCGTCTGACGGAACAGGTCCATCGTATTACGCGTCGCGCTGTAATAGCCCAGCCCGTAACGCCAGGTATCCGGCGTGATTTCAAAGAAATACACCGGCGCGTCCGTCCAGTCTTTGCGGGTACGTTTGAAAGTGAGCCACATTTGGCTGCGATAGCGGGATTTATCGTGAGAAAAGCGCGTGTCGCGGTGAATACGGGAGAGCGTTTTGCCGATGGCAGGACGCGTTTCAAAATGGTCGTCAATCTGCAACATGGTCAGACTGAGCTCATCCACCAGCGTACGGAACGGCGCAACCAGTTGCTCATCGTAAACCGCACGATGCTCGTCAAACCACGCTTTATCGTTGTACTGACGCACCTGCTGAAGAAACGTTAAACCCGCTTGAGAAAAACCCGTGAACTGCGTTGCCATAAAGAAATGCCATCCCTGTTGCTGTTAGATGACATAAAGATAACGCCGCCAACGGCGAAACACCATCGATGGCGTAACACACTTATCCAAGGGATAAGTATTAAGGGATATTGAGCTCACCGTCTAGCGACTCGATCCGCCTGTAGTTTTCTACCGCCTCGCAAAGACTTTTACCAGAAAAATAAATAGGGCTATCTTTAATATACGGGTGTACTTTATACGCACAACGATGGACAACATAATTTTTCCACGCGGCTTGATCTGTTTTGAAAAGCTTAACGGCATCTTCCTCATCCTCCATAGTTATAAGTTTGGAGAGAAATTCTATTGCTTCTTTATTTTTTTGTTCTAGTTTTTCTGTCGAATCAGCAAGCATCCGGTCAATACAAATATCCACTTCATGATAGCTTTCCCCTTTCATTATATCTTTACATAACGTTTTCTCCATTAATTCCAGTTTACTCCAATAAATCTCACCAAATGCAGGGGATATACCATTCATAGCAAATAACATCAACATACAGAAGTAGATATTTTTCATTTTCTCATCCTTAAATAACCTGCTCGATTTCTTCCTGCCTCATAGTCTAGAAAATCTTTCGTACTCTCTATTTTCTTTATTAACAGATCGATATCATTTTTTGCTGCAATAGGAATAGTCGTCTCCCCAGCAAACCCTTGATAGGCAAGATCTATCAGAATATCTCTGATAGCGGGGTGAAGTTCATCCCAATTCACCCTATCAGGTACATTAGCGGAATAACGTGCATATCGTTTTTTCGCTATTTCTATATACCCAACATAAACCATATTAAATAGAGCTATTTGTTGCTGATGTGTAATCATGCCAATTTTTTCTTTATATTCTTTCACGAAAGTTGCGGCAGCACCTGCTTTTAACCCTGCCCCCTTCGCTATCAAATTCGCTTTTTCACTACCAATACCAATTCTGAGCATATCCGAATAGATTTCACCCTTGGTTCTCTCCCCCATATCATAGCCTCGCCCCAGCGTCACACCAGACTTAGCCTTTCTTGGCCAGTGAATGACTCGGCTAAAAAAAGGGCTATTGGGAACATCATCCCCTTCGCCATCAAAGGTTATTTGTCCTTGAGGTACTCTTAGCATTGAGTAAATTCCTTTTATTAATACGCAACGCCAATGTACAAAATTATTTAGCATCTTTTTCGGTTAGTGATGAATCAATAAAAACAGCCACAAATAACATAATTATAAATGGCTGCATATTTTATTACTAAGTCAAACTAAATACCACTATCATTCCAGATGCTATAACCTGATGTTCCCGCAACTTTGTGATCCCATGATATAGAACCATACTTCAATAAAATTTTCTCATATGGCATTACGTCATTGTCATTAATCGAATGCGGATAACTACAAGAAATGTCAACAATCCGGGCATCTGTTAATTTAATGACATAAAACAACTCTAATTGCCCGGCGGAATTTATCCTATACAAAAAGAAATTTGCACTTAACTTTTCATTGGAAGAGGTAGAAACACCAAGTAACGGTGACGATTTATCGATAAGTTTAATTATTTCAACGGGGTGACAGGATAAATTATCAGCATGACTCATTGAGTGATTTAAACTTAACACCTGAATTTGATCTTCATGACCAATTTGGCTTCTATTACCAATTGACTGCAATGTTGAACAACCAGAAGAAATTAACCCCTGTTTATCACCCGTCAACTCTAAATAGATAATACTCGACATTTTTAGCAGCCTCTAAGAGTTAATATTTTTAATGCACTGATGGTGTATCGAGCTTGAGTGAAAGTTTTCGCCCATCGGACGTCTTCATTTTCACAAGATTACTTTGAGTCACTTGCATCAGAGAAAGGCATAGCTTCATCATCAATGCGAGTATTTCTTCAGGAGGTAACGAACTATTAATAAGGTTATTCTTTAATTGTTCATTTAACTGAATGGCAAGTTTTTCTTTATTTTTCACACTCGGTCTCCATGTGTTATTCCACTTTTCACCAAACTAACCTAGAAAATAATTATTATCAATAATTAAAGAAATTAGAAAAATGAACAATTAATTTAAAAATAATAATAACGAACTGCGATTAGATTTATTCAACAACGCCTTGAGACACCTGCTGAAGAAACGTTAAACCCGCTTGAGAAAAACCCGTGAACTGCGTTGCCATAAAGAAATGCCATCCCTGTTGCTGTCAGATGACATTAAAGATAACGCCGCCGACGGTGAAACACCATCGGCGGCGTTAAGGGAACACTCAACATTTAACCGCTAACTTAACCCGCCAGAAAGAAGCGGAACGCGGGGTTATTGGTTTCATCGTGGCATTCATAGCCCAGCGCCTGTAGGTGCTGCTCGAATTCCCGATCGCCTGCATCCAACTCGAACGCGGCCAGCACGCGACCAAAATCCGTGCCGTGGCTGCGGTAATGGAACAGTGAAATATTCCAGTGCGCCCCCAGCGTCTGCAGGAATTTCAGCAATGCGCCCGGCGACTCTGGGAACTCAAAGCTGTACAGCCGTTCCTGGAGCGGTTTGGAAGGGCGTCCGCCGACCATATAACGAACGTGCAGCTTCGCCATTTCATCATCGGACAAATCCACCACTTCATAACCGTCTGCGGACAGCTCGGCGATAATTTCCTGCCGCTCCGCATAGCCACGCGTCAGACGCACACCGACAAAAATGCAGGCGTCTTTGGCATCCGCATAGCGGTAGTTGAACTCGGTAACGGAACGACCGCCCAGCAGTTGGCAAAACTTCAGGAAGCTTCCCTGTTTCTCGGGGATCGTAACGGCCAGCAAGGCTTCGCGCTGTTCACCCAGCTCGCAGCGTTCGGAAACGTAGCGTAACCCGTGGAAATTGACGTTCGCGCCGGACAGAATATGTGCCAGACGTTCACCCTGAATCTGATGCTGTTGGATGTATTTCTTCATCCCCGCCAACGCCAGCGCGCCGGACGGTTCAGCAATTGCACGGACATCCTCAAACAGATCTTTCACTGCGGCACAGATGGCATCGCTGTCGACGGTAATCACGTCATCCAGATATTCCCGGCACAGGCGGAACGTTTCATCGCCAATGCGCTTCACCGCCACGCCTTCGGCAAACAGCCCGACACGCGGCAGATCGACCGGCTGCCCGGCATCCAGCGCCGCACGCAGACAGGCGGAATCTTCCGCTTCTACGCCGATCACCTGAATCTGCGGCATCAACTGTTTGATCAGTACGGCAACACCTGCCGCCAAACCACCACCGCCGACTGGCACAAACACGCGATCCAGATGCGCATCCTGCTGTAGTAATTCCATCGCCAGCGTGCCCTGCCCCGCAATCACAGCAGGGTGATCGAACGGCGGCAGAAAGGTCATATGCTGCTGTTGTGACAGCTCAATCGCCTTCGCCTTGGCCTCATCAAAGTTGGCACCGTGTAGCAGCACTTCGCCGCCAAAACCACGCACCGCATCGACCTTGATATCAGCCGTCGCCACTGGCATCACAATCAGCGATTTAATCCCCAGCTTGCTGGAAGAAAGCGCAACACCTTGCGCGTGGTTACCAGCAGATGCCGTCACCACGCCGTGGGATTTTTGCTCATCGCTCAGACCAGCCATCATCGCGTACGCGCCACGCAGCTTGAAGCTGTGCACCGCATGCCTGTCTTCACGTTTTACCAGAATGACATTACCCAGCCGCGAAGAGATCTTTTCCATCTTCTCCAGCGGTGTGACCTGCGTGATTTCATACACCGGCGATCGCAAGATCGCCCGCAGGTACTCCGCGCCTCCCGGCGCGGCAGGAAGAGGTTGTGACACAGCCATCAGCATTAGCCTCCCAGCTTGCTTTTATCCCGCACAGCGCCTTTATCCGCGCTGGTTGCCAGCATGGCATACGCACGAAGCGCAAAAGAGACCTGACGTTCACGGTTATGTGGCGTCCAGGCCTGCTCGCCTCTCGCCTCTTCCGCTTCGCGGCGGCTTGCCAGTTCATTATCTGCGACGTCCAGCACGATGCTACGGTTCGGGATATCAATGGCAATCATATCGCCATCCTGCACCAGACCAATGGTGCCACCGCTTGCGGCTTCAGGAGACGCGTGGCCAATAGACAGCCCTGACGTACCACCAGAGAAGCGTCCGTCAGTGATCAGTGCACAGCTTTTACCCAAGCCCATCGATTTCAGATAGGTAGTCGGGTACAGCATTTCCTGCATTCCTGGCCCGCCTTTCGGCCCTTCGTAACGGATAACTACCACATCGCCCGCCACGACTTTTCCGCCCAGAATCGCCTCTACCGCGTCATCCTGGCTTTCATAGACTTTTGCCGGGCCACGGAAAATCAGGCTATCTTTATCAACGCCTGCGGTTTTCACGATGCAGCCATCTAGCGCAATGTTGCCGTACAGCACGGCCAACCCGCCATCTTGACTGTAAGCATATTCACGCGAGCGAATGCAGCCTTCCTGACGGTCGGTATCCAATGAATCCCAGCGACAATCCTGAGAAAACGCTTTGGTCGTACGGATACCCGCTGGACCTGCAGAATACATACGTTTCACGCTTTCATCTTTCGTCAGCATCACGTCGTAGGCTTCCAGGGTTTCCGGCAGCGTTTTACCCAGCACGTTGTTGACTTCACGGTTCAGCAAACCGGCTCTGTCCAGCTCGCCCAAAATACCGATCACCCCACCAGCACGGTGTACGTCTTCCATATGGTATTTCTGACCGCTAGGCGCGACTTTACACAGGTGTGGCACCTTACGTGAAAGGCGGTCGATATCCGACATGGTGAAATCAATTTCACCTTCCTGCGCCGCGGCCAGCAGGTGCAATACGGTATTAGTGGAACCGCCCATGGCGATATCCAGAATCATGGCGTTTTCAAACGCGGCTTTATTCGCGATGTTGCGCGGCAATACGCTTGCATCATCCTGCTCGTAATAACGCTTCGCCAGACCTACGATGCGCGTGCCCGCGTTCAGGAACAGATCCTTACGGTCGGCATGCGTTGCAAGCAATGAACCGTTGGCTGGCTGAGAGAGCCCCAGGGCTTCGGTCAGGCAGTTCATCGAGTTCGCCGTGAACATCCCTGAACAAGAGCCGCAGGTCGGACAGGCGGAACGTTCAATTTGCTCACTGTCGGCATCGCTGACGTTAGGGTTTGCACCCTGAATCATGGCATCGATGAGATCGAGCTTGATAATTTGGTTAGAAAGCTTGGTTTTCCCTGCTTCCATCGGGCCACCAGAAACAAAAATCACCGGAATATTCAGGCGCAGCGACGCCATTAACATCCCCGGGGTGATTTTGTCGCAGTTGGAAATACACACCATGGCATCCGCGCAGTGGGCATTGACCATGTATTCCACGGAGTCGGCGATCAGTTCACGGGAAGGCAGAGAATAGAGCATGCCGCCGTGTCCCATCGCGATGCCGTCATCAACGGCAATGGTGTTAAATTCTTTCGCGACGCCGCCGGAGGCTTCGATCTGCTCGGCAACCAGTTTACCCAGATCGCGCAAGTGCACATGGCCAGGCACGAATTGGGTGAAGGAGTTGACCACCGCGATAATCGGTTTACCAAAATCGTCGTCGGTCATCCCGGTGGCGCGCCACAAGGCTCGGGCACCAGCCATATTACGGCCGTGAGTGGTTGTGGCTGAACGGTACTTAGGCATGCTCTTTTACTCCAAAAATTACGAATTTGGCGATGACGGAACGCATCACCGCCTGACTGTCTGTCTTGACTGCTTACTGATTGATCGGATCCAACCAGCCCCATTTATCTTCGGTTTCACCCGTAAAGAGGCCAAAGAACGCCTGCTGCAAGGCTTTGGTGACCGGGCCACGTTTGCCAACACCGACCTGAATGCCGTCGACGCTACGCACGGGAGTAATTTCTGCCGCAGTACCGGACATGAAGACTTCATCGGCCAGATACAGTGACTCGCGGGATAGCACCTGCTCACGCACTTCATATCCCGCATCTTTCGCCAGCTTGATGATGGCGTCACGTGTAATGCCCGGCAGCGCCGAAGAGGTAAACGGCGGCGTGAAGATAATACCGTCCTTCACTTCAAACAGGTTCTCACCCGCACCTTCAGAAACATAGCCGTGGACATCCAATGCGATCCCTTCCTGATAGCCGTGGCGACGTGCTTCGCTACCCACCAGCAGAGAGGATAGATAGTTGCCACCCGCTTTCGCGGCAGTTGGAATGGTATTCGCCGCTACACGATTCCAGGACGACACCATCGCATCAATACCGGCTTCCAGCGCCTCTTCACCCAGATACGCCCCCCACGGGAAGGCCGCGATGATGACGTCGGTTTGATAACCATCTGGCGGGTTAACGCCCATGCCCACATCACCAATGAACACCAGTGGACGAATATAGGCGCTGGTCAGGTTATTTTTACGCAGCGTTTCACGACAGGCTTCCATCAGCTCATCTACGCTTTGCGCGACGGGCATACGGTAAATTTTTGCCGAATCACGCAGGCGCTGCATATGCTCACGGTGACGGAAAACCACCGGGCCCTTATGTGAATTGTAGCAACGAACACCTTCAAAGACGGAGGTGCCATAATGCAGGGCATGCGACATAACGTGTACTTTTGCTTCAGCCCATGGAACCATCTCGCCATTGAACCAAATGTAGTCCGCTTTTTTTGTCATTCTTCTTTTTCCTTACTCTTTTGCGTTAGGCGCTGATCTGCTGTGATGTCGTCATCGGTTGAATGTCAACGCAGGCAATATCCAACAGCTTGCTCAATTGCGTTGACAATAAATCCACCGAACGATGGCTGGCAACGGTCAGTTCAATATTAATGTGATCGGCATTGGTGGTTTGCACCATATTCATCGCGCAAACTTTGAAACCGCGATGGCGGGTAACTCGCAATACACGCTCCAGAACCTCGGGACGAAAGCGCGCCTGAATCGAAAGTTGATGGTGTGTCATTCTGTTGTCTCCAGCACTTATTCTGTGTAAGTCGGCCATTGTTTGGTTTTATCGAGCCTTACTTGGTTTTATCAAGCATCGTTTCGTTACCCGCACCCGGCGGAACCAGCGGCCAAACGTTTTCGTATTCATCAATCGATACGTGCAATAAATAGGGTCCTTCGCTGTTAAACAGAGCATCCAGCGCGACATCAATTTGATCTTTACGGGTGATGCGCTGGCCTGGGATATCAAACGCGCTTGCCAGCGTCAGGAAATCAGGATTATCGGAGAGGTCGGTTTCACTGTAACGTTCATCAAAGAATAACTGCTGCCACTGACGCACCATGCCTAACCGTTGGTTATCCAGCAGCACGATCTTCAACGGCAGCTGTTTTCGTTTGATGGTGCCCAGCTCCTGAACGTTCATCATGAAAGAGCCGTCGCCGGAAATGCAGATAACCATGTCGTCCGGGCGCGCAACCTGTGCGCCTACCGCAGCGGGTACACCGAAGCCCATCGTACCAAGGCCGCTGGAGGTGATGAAATTCTCAGGACGGCTGAACGTCATATGCTGTGCAGCCCACATCTGGTGCTGGCCCACATCGGTCGTGACCACGGTGTCTGCATCCATTCGTTCGGAGATCGTTTTCAGCAGCGCAGGCGCATAAATCGCCTGACCGGGATGATCATAACGCCACGGGTATTCCGCCTTCATCATGGTCGCCTGCTCGCGCCACGCGCTGACGCTCAGCGGCTGTTGCAGCGCGGGTAATATCGCGTTCAGATCGCCTTGCAATGCAACATTAGCATGACGCAATTTGCTCAATTCCGCTGGGTCGATATCCATATGAATAACACTGGCGTGAGGCGCGAAGGCGTTAAGTTTGCCAGTCACGCGATCATCAAAACGCGCGCCAACCGCGATTAACAAATCGCACTCCTGCACAATCAGGTTCGCCGCCTTCGTGCCGTGCATACCAATCATACCGAGGTAATAGGGATGATTGGCATCCACGGCACCCAGCCCTTTAAGGGTAGAAACGGACGGGATATCCGTTACGCTCAGGAATTCACGCAGTGCCGGAACCGCATTCGCCATGCCGACTCCACCGCCAACGTACAGCACCGGTTTTTGCGCTTTCGCCAGCAGAGCGTACGCCTGCGCAATATCTTGATCGGGGAAATCGATATCGTTAACAACAGGCGCAAAGTTTGGAGTGAAATCCCCCACCGCCAGCTGAATGTCTTTAGGAATATCGACCAAAACAGGGCCTGGACGACCGCTGTTGGCAATCGCGAACGCTTCTGCCATCACTTCCGGCAGTGATTCGAGAGACTCAACCAGAAAACTGTGTTTCGTACAGGCCAGCGACAGCCCCAGCACGTCGATCTCCTGGAAAGCATCGGTGCCAATCAGTGCTGACCCAACCTGTCCGGTGATCGCCACCACAGGCACAGAATCCAGCAGCGCATCGGCCAAACCGGTGATCAGGTTCGTTGCTCCTGGGCCGGATGTCGCAATGCAGACGCCCACATTACCCGTGGAGCGGGCATAACCAATCGCCGCCATCACCGCGCCTTGCTCGTGGCGACACAGCAGGTGTTTAACGCCGCCGTCATAAAGTGCATCGTAGACTGGCATTATCGCGCCCCCTGGATAACCAAAAACGGTTTCCACTCCCTGCGCTCGCAACGCTTGAACCACCCACTGTGCTCCATTCATAGTTATTTCCCCGACATCTTATGGGAATAACAGAATTTTATGCTGATGTTCATTTTCTGTTCCTTTCCGTTATAGATTACGCCCAACAAAAAACCCCCGACCTTTCGGTGCGGGGGTTTTCTTGAATTAGGCCTTGATTTCTAAGCCATTCTTCGTCCAAGTGCAGCCCCGCACGGTGGGATAATAATCACCACCACGCTAATCACGACTAGGCTAATCACTAGGGATAGGGCTTTCATAATAGGTTGTTCATTAATCTTCTGTCGAACGAATGCCTACAGAGTTATCACAGTCAGACATGGACTGACAACCATTTTTTTTCATTGCCACCCGTAAGAATTACCTATGATACGGGAAAAAATACAACGTAATCATAAGGTAGAAGCGCATCAAATTATTTTCGCCTGTTGGCGTAAAAATGAGCGTTGTATGAGAAACGTGGCAGATGCAAACGGGCGTCGTCGATCGTCGGATAACATTAAGCAATCGGTTCACCTTAGATAATTGCGACACATCGCGCACAAATTTTACGCATTACTGAAACAGTGAATTATTTCATGACATCGCCGCGCAGACTGGCGAAGACGGTCTCTACTTCTTCTCGCTTGCCGAACATGATGCAAACCATCAGCAAAGGGGAAATAGCATGTCATTGGCAGTTACCTATACTCGGGCAATGATTGGTGTACAAGCGCCGGGCGTTTATATCGAAGTTCACATCAGCAGCGGGCTACCGGCCCTAACGCTGGTCGGCTTACCAGAAACCACCGTCAAGGAAGCACGCGATCGCGTGCGCAGCGCACTTATCAATTGCGGATTTACATTTCCAGCAAAGCGCATCACGGTCAATCTCGCCCCCGCAGACCTGCCAAAGGAAGGGGGACGCTACGATCTGCCGATTGCTCTGGCGATTCTGGCGGCCTCAGAACAAATCGATGGTGAAAAGCTAAGCCGCTACGAGTTTCTTGGCGAACTCGGCCTGTCTGGCACCTTACGTGGCGTCAATGGCGCGATTCCCGCTGCATTGGAAGCCATAAAGTCAGGCCGCCAGCTTATCCTGCCAGATGACAATAAACGGGAGATGACGCTGATACCGCAGGGTGAAGCGCTGATGGCCGGGCATTTGTTGGACGTGTGTGCTTTTCTCAGCGGAGAAGAGGAATTGCTCAGTTGCTCCGACATGACGCCCGTTCCACAGATCGGGGAAGATACGCTCGACTTGAAGGATATCATCGGTCAGGAGCAAGCTAAACGCGCACTGGAAATAGCGGCGGCAGGCGGTCACAACCTGCTCTTGCTAGGACCACCGGGAACAGGGAAAACCATGCTGGCGAGTCGGTTAGGCAACCTGA
It encodes:
- the ilvD gene encoding dihydroxy-acid dehydratase codes for the protein MPKYRSATTTHGRNMAGARALWRATGMTDDDFGKPIIAVVNSFTQFVPGHVHLRDLGKLVAEQIEASGGVAKEFNTIAVDDGIAMGHGGMLYSLPSRELIADSVEYMVNAHCADAMVCISNCDKITPGMLMASLRLNIPVIFVSGGPMEAGKTKLSNQIIKLDLIDAMIQGANPNVSDADSEQIERSACPTCGSCSGMFTANSMNCLTEALGLSQPANGSLLATHADRKDLFLNAGTRIVGLAKRYYEQDDASVLPRNIANKAAFENAMILDIAMGGSTNTVLHLLAAAQEGEIDFTMSDIDRLSRKVPHLCKVAPSGQKYHMEDVHRAGGVIGILGELDRAGLLNREVNNVLGKTLPETLEAYDVMLTKDESVKRMYSAGPAGIRTTKAFSQDCRWDSLDTDRQEGCIRSREYAYSQDGGLAVLYGNIALDGCIVKTAGVDKDSLIFRGPAKVYESQDDAVEAILGGKVVAGDVVVIRYEGPKGGPGMQEMLYPTTYLKSMGLGKSCALITDGRFSGGTSGLSIGHASPEAASGGTIGLVQDGDMIAIDIPNRSIVLDVADNELASRREAEEARGEQAWTPHNRERQVSFALRAYAMLATSADKGAVRDKSKLGG
- a CDS encoding branched-chain amino acid transaminase, which translates into the protein MTKKADYIWFNGEMVPWAEAKVHVMSHALHYGTSVFEGVRCYNSHKGPVVFRHREHMQRLRDSAKIYRMPVAQSVDELMEACRETLRKNNLTSAYIRPLVFIGDVGMGVNPPDGYQTDVIIAAFPWGAYLGEEALEAGIDAMVSSWNRVAANTIPTAAKAGGNYLSSLLVGSEARRHGYQEGIALDVHGYVSEGAGENLFEVKDGIIFTPPFTSSALPGITRDAIIKLAKDAGYEVREQVLSRESLYLADEVFMSGTAAEITPVRSVDGIQVGVGKRGPVTKALQQAFFGLFTGETEDKWGWLDPINQ
- the ilvM gene encoding acetolactate synthase 2 small subunit; translation: MTHHQLSIQARFRPEVLERVLRVTRHRGFKVCAMNMVQTTNADHINIELTVASHRSVDLLSTQLSKLLDIACVDIQPMTTSQQISA
- the ilvG gene encoding acetolactate synthase 2 catalytic subunit — protein: MNGAQWVVQALRAQGVETVFGYPGGAIMPVYDALYDGGVKHLLCRHEQGAVMAAIGYARSTGNVGVCIATSGPGATNLITGLADALLDSVPVVAITGQVGSALIGTDAFQEIDVLGLSLACTKHSFLVESLESLPEVMAEAFAIANSGRPGPVLVDIPKDIQLAVGDFTPNFAPVVNDIDFPDQDIAQAYALLAKAQKPVLYVGGGVGMANAVPALREFLSVTDIPSVSTLKGLGAVDANHPYYLGMIGMHGTKAANLIVQECDLLIAVGARFDDRVTGKLNAFAPHASVIHMDIDPAELSKLRHANVALQGDLNAILPALQQPLSVSAWREQATMMKAEYPWRYDHPGQAIYAPALLKTISERMDADTVVTTDVGQHQMWAAQHMTFSRPENFITSSGLGTMGFGVPAAVGAQVARPDDMVICISGDGSFMMNVQELGTIKRKQLPLKIVLLDNQRLGMVRQWQQLFFDERYSETDLSDNPDFLTLASAFDIPGQRITRKDQIDVALDALFNSEGPYLLHVSIDEYENVWPLVPPGAGNETMLDKTK
- the ilvL gene encoding ilv operon leader peptide translates to MKALSLVISLVVISVVVIIIPPCGAALGRRMA